A window of the Macrobrachium rosenbergii isolate ZJJX-2024 chromosome 13, ASM4041242v1, whole genome shotgun sequence genome harbors these coding sequences:
- the LOC136844976 gene encoding longitudinals lacking protein, isoforms H/M/V-like isoform X17, protein MAEGLLALTWNNHSSTFCKTISSLRAKERYTDVTITCEGKFYQVHKFVLATCSEYFEKIFQETPCKHPVIVLRDVSCDELEALLNYMYIGSVSVAQSDLARLIKVAELFQIKGLAVPDDPPRCSDVDSHGTNSESRDGFEGYYRGRGRDTTGSSPRRKEKHVRSDDEDITVPRSKRARNLENSSGLQDRVDDQAESSSAEQGLPFDVCVKQEIQEVDSGSEGQDSRVEAPYTIPKNEAPDLDEDDESLVEDTSQLGPPYLTSSGSQDIPPDEQSLSQHGQEQHSFPDELLALPGPSDAQEWYSEGDASSGLPVGKGSIGNQNQEMLPMEASQQQQSQRLKPKSIVTSLDIQNVAKKS, encoded by the exons ATGGCAGAAGGTTTGCTTGCATTAACATGGAACAACCACAGTTCTACATTTTGCAAGACGATTTCTTCTTTGAGAGCAAAG gagAGATACACAGATGTTACCATCACTTGTGAGGGAAAGTTTTACCAAGTGCACAAATTTGTACTTGCTACTTGTAGTGAatactttgaaaagatatttcagGAAACACCTTGCAAGCACCCTGTGATTGTGTTGAGGGATGTCAGCTGTGATGAACTTGAAGCCTTGCTTAATTATATGTACATTGGGTCAGTCAGTGTAGCCCAGAGTGATCTAGCGCGCTTGATTAAAGTTGCGGAACTCTTCCAAATCAAAGGTCTGGCAGTCCCAGATGACCCTCCTAGGTGTAGTGATGTTGATTCGCATGGAACAAACAGTGAGAGTAGAGACGGATTTGAGGGTTATTATAGAGGTAGAGGGCGTGACACGACTGGGAGTAGTCCacggagaaaagaaaaacatgttcGTAGCGACGATGAAGATATAACAGTTCCCCGGTCGAAACGCGCCAGGAACCTTGAGAATTCCTCAGGATTGCAAGATAGAGTTGATGACCAGGCTGAATCCTCCTCAGCTGAGCAG GGCTTGCCTTTTGATGTGTGTGTCAAGCAAGAAATACAAGAGGTTGATTCAGGGTCAGAAGGGCAGGATTCAAGAGTTGAAGCTCCTTATACTATACCCAAAAATGAAGCTCCAGACTTGGATGAAGATGATGAGTCTCTTGTTGAGGACACTTCCCAATTAGGACCCCCGTACTTAACCAGTAGTGGTAGTCAAGACATCCCACCAGACGAGCAGTCGCTATCGCAACATGGTCAGGAACAGCATTCTTTTCCGGACGAACTTCTTGCCTTACCAGGACCTTCAGATGCTCAAGAG TGGTATTCTGAAGGTGATGCTTCCAGTGGGCTTCCTGTAGGAAAGGGAAGCATTGGAAACCAAAATCAAGAGATGCTTCCTATGGAAGCATCACAACAGCAGCAGTCTCAAAGGCTG
- the LOC136844976 gene encoding longitudinals lacking protein, isoforms H/M/V-like isoform X16, which translates to MAEGLLALTWNNHSSTFCKTISSLRAKERYTDVTITCEGKFYQVHKFVLATCSEYFEKIFQETPCKHPVIVLRDVSCDELEALLNYMYIGSVSVAQSDLARLIKVAELFQIKGLAVPDDPPRCSDVDSHGTNSESRDGFEGYYRGRGRDTTGSSPRRKEKHVRSDDEDITVPRSKRARNLENSSGLQDRVDDQAESSSAEQGLPFDVCVKQEIQEVDSGSEGQDSRVEAPYTIPKNEAPDLDEDDESLVEDTSQLGPPYLTSSGSQDIPPDEQSLSQHGQEQHSFPDELLALPGPSDAQEWYSEGDASSGLPVGKGSIGNQNQEMLPMEASQQQQSQRLMTWGKTQHQNVAVGRSGIKMYKCGAREDSSHCNSH; encoded by the exons ATGGCAGAAGGTTTGCTTGCATTAACATGGAACAACCACAGTTCTACATTTTGCAAGACGATTTCTTCTTTGAGAGCAAAG gagAGATACACAGATGTTACCATCACTTGTGAGGGAAAGTTTTACCAAGTGCACAAATTTGTACTTGCTACTTGTAGTGAatactttgaaaagatatttcagGAAACACCTTGCAAGCACCCTGTGATTGTGTTGAGGGATGTCAGCTGTGATGAACTTGAAGCCTTGCTTAATTATATGTACATTGGGTCAGTCAGTGTAGCCCAGAGTGATCTAGCGCGCTTGATTAAAGTTGCGGAACTCTTCCAAATCAAAGGTCTGGCAGTCCCAGATGACCCTCCTAGGTGTAGTGATGTTGATTCGCATGGAACAAACAGTGAGAGTAGAGACGGATTTGAGGGTTATTATAGAGGTAGAGGGCGTGACACGACTGGGAGTAGTCCacggagaaaagaaaaacatgttcGTAGCGACGATGAAGATATAACAGTTCCCCGGTCGAAACGCGCCAGGAACCTTGAGAATTCCTCAGGATTGCAAGATAGAGTTGATGACCAGGCTGAATCCTCCTCAGCTGAGCAG GGCTTGCCTTTTGATGTGTGTGTCAAGCAAGAAATACAAGAGGTTGATTCAGGGTCAGAAGGGCAGGATTCAAGAGTTGAAGCTCCTTATACTATACCCAAAAATGAAGCTCCAGACTTGGATGAAGATGATGAGTCTCTTGTTGAGGACACTTCCCAATTAGGACCCCCGTACTTAACCAGTAGTGGTAGTCAAGACATCCCACCAGACGAGCAGTCGCTATCGCAACATGGTCAGGAACAGCATTCTTTTCCGGACGAACTTCTTGCCTTACCAGGACCTTCAGATGCTCAAGAG TGGTATTCTGAAGGTGATGCTTCCAGTGGGCTTCCTGTAGGAAAGGGAAGCATTGGAAACCAAAATCAAGAGATGCTTCCTATGGAAGCATCACAACAGCAGCAGTCTCAAAGGCTG
- the LOC136844976 gene encoding longitudinals lacking protein, isoforms H/M/V-like isoform X18, with amino-acid sequence MAEGLLALTWNNHSSTFCKTISSLRAKERYTDVTITCEGKFYQVHKFVLATCSEYFEKIFQETPCKHPVIVLRDVSCDELEALLNYMYIGSVSVAQSDLARLIKVAELFQIKGLAVPDDPPRCSDVDSHGTNSESRDGFEGYYRGRGRDTTGSSPRRKEKHVRSDDEDITVPRSKRARNLENSSGLQDRVDDQAESSSAEQGLPFDVCVKQEIQEVDSGSEGQDSRVEAPYTIPKNEAPDLDEDDESLVEDTSQLGPPYLTSSGSQDIPPDEQSLSQHGQEQHSFPDELLALPGPSDAQEWYSEGDASSGLPVGKGSIGNQNQEMLPMEASQQQQSQRLEIRVVKALLQSCKL; translated from the exons ATGGCAGAAGGTTTGCTTGCATTAACATGGAACAACCACAGTTCTACATTTTGCAAGACGATTTCTTCTTTGAGAGCAAAG gagAGATACACAGATGTTACCATCACTTGTGAGGGAAAGTTTTACCAAGTGCACAAATTTGTACTTGCTACTTGTAGTGAatactttgaaaagatatttcagGAAACACCTTGCAAGCACCCTGTGATTGTGTTGAGGGATGTCAGCTGTGATGAACTTGAAGCCTTGCTTAATTATATGTACATTGGGTCAGTCAGTGTAGCCCAGAGTGATCTAGCGCGCTTGATTAAAGTTGCGGAACTCTTCCAAATCAAAGGTCTGGCAGTCCCAGATGACCCTCCTAGGTGTAGTGATGTTGATTCGCATGGAACAAACAGTGAGAGTAGAGACGGATTTGAGGGTTATTATAGAGGTAGAGGGCGTGACACGACTGGGAGTAGTCCacggagaaaagaaaaacatgttcGTAGCGACGATGAAGATATAACAGTTCCCCGGTCGAAACGCGCCAGGAACCTTGAGAATTCCTCAGGATTGCAAGATAGAGTTGATGACCAGGCTGAATCCTCCTCAGCTGAGCAG GGCTTGCCTTTTGATGTGTGTGTCAAGCAAGAAATACAAGAGGTTGATTCAGGGTCAGAAGGGCAGGATTCAAGAGTTGAAGCTCCTTATACTATACCCAAAAATGAAGCTCCAGACTTGGATGAAGATGATGAGTCTCTTGTTGAGGACACTTCCCAATTAGGACCCCCGTACTTAACCAGTAGTGGTAGTCAAGACATCCCACCAGACGAGCAGTCGCTATCGCAACATGGTCAGGAACAGCATTCTTTTCCGGACGAACTTCTTGCCTTACCAGGACCTTCAGATGCTCAAGAG TGGTATTCTGAAGGTGATGCTTCCAGTGGGCTTCCTGTAGGAAAGGGAAGCATTGGAAACCAAAATCAAGAGATGCTTCCTATGGAAGCATCACAACAGCAGCAGTCTCAAAGGCTG